The following are encoded in a window of Fibrobacter succinogenes genomic DNA:
- a CDS encoding 8-amino-7-oxononanoate synthase produces the protein MNERILDLFTKNALESARANNTYRTLRHISSPEASHVTIAGKDTVLLASNSYLDLANVPELKQAMADAVLEWGTGSGGARLTTGNKTPHDELEEFIAKFKGEEAAIAFNTGYMANVGTISALCGKNDFIFSDELNHASIIDGIRLSRAKCFVYKHNDMADLERVIETAKAEFFAQSASTNAVLSDAENAKQVAHPFRGLIVTDAVFSMDGDLANLPELLRIAKAHGVLLMIDEAHATGVLGRTGRGLAEHYNCAHADVTVGTLSKAVAAEGGFVAGSKQLIEFLKNKSRSFIFTTAMAPAVAAAACQNLKFIDAHPERVQQLRDNVKFFCDTLRLHGLQVPQTESAIIPIVIGDEAKALRISETLQNEGVLIPAIRYPTVAKGQARLRASLMATHTKEELQTAATAIAQIIKSTN, from the coding sequence ATGAACGAACGAATTTTAGACCTTTTCACGAAAAATGCGCTTGAATCGGCGCGTGCGAACAATACGTACCGCACGTTGCGTCACATCTCGTCGCCAGAAGCATCGCATGTGACGATTGCGGGCAAGGATACGGTTTTGCTCGCGTCGAATTCTTACTTGGATTTGGCAAACGTTCCTGAACTCAAGCAGGCGATGGCGGATGCGGTCCTTGAATGGGGTACGGGGAGCGGTGGCGCTCGCCTCACGACCGGCAACAAGACTCCCCACGATGAACTTGAAGAATTTATTGCAAAGTTCAAAGGCGAAGAGGCGGCTATCGCGTTCAATACGGGCTACATGGCAAACGTGGGTACGATTTCGGCGTTGTGCGGCAAGAACGATTTTATTTTCAGCGACGAACTGAATCACGCAAGCATTATCGATGGCATTCGCCTTTCCCGGGCAAAATGCTTTGTGTACAAGCACAACGACATGGCTGATTTGGAACGTGTAATTGAGACGGCGAAAGCGGAATTCTTTGCACAAAGCGCATCGACAAACGCTGTTTTAAGTGATGCGGAAAATGCGAAACAAGTTGCGCATCCCTTCCGCGGGCTCATTGTGACCGATGCCGTTTTCAGCATGGATGGCGATTTGGCGAACTTGCCGGAGCTTTTGCGGATTGCGAAAGCGCATGGCGTGTTGCTCATGATTGATGAGGCGCATGCCACGGGCGTCCTTGGGCGCACGGGGCGCGGACTTGCGGAACATTACAATTGTGCTCATGCCGATGTGACTGTCGGGACTTTGAGCAAGGCCGTGGCCGCCGAAGGCGGCTTTGTCGCCGGTTCCAAGCAGTTGATTGAATTCTTGAAAAACAAGTCTCGCAGTTTCATTTTCACGACGGCGATGGCCCCTGCGGTGGCTGCTGCGGCTTGTCAGAATTTAAAATTCATTGATGCGCATCCGGAACGTGTTCAGCAATTGCGTGACAACGTGAAATTCTTTTGCGATACCTTGCGCCTGCACGGGTTACAAGTTCCGCAAACGGAATCGGCGATTATTCCCATTGTCATTGGCGATGAAGCGAAGGCATTGCGGATTTCGGAAACGCTCCAGAATGAGGGCGTCTTGATTCCTGCAATCCGTTATCCGACGGTTGCAAAAGGGCAGGCCCGCTTACGCGCAAGCCTCATGGCAACGCATACAAAAGAAGAACTTCAAACTGCCGCGACAGCAATTGCTCAAATCATAAAATCAACGAACTAG